In Betaproteobacteria bacterium, the following proteins share a genomic window:
- a CDS encoding Gfo/Idh/MocA family oxidoreductase has protein sequence MKQVLLKGGKAVVTDVPAPGAAAGNLLVRVEASCISVGTEAAGLAAAAMPLYRRALKQPKNVLLAIEMARTEGIARTTKVIRGMLAAGQSTGYSAAGHVVAVGERVEGFAVGDRVACAGAGIANHAELIDVPVNLAAKVPEGVSIEDASSVTLGAIALQGVRRAAPTLGETIVVVGLGILGQLTVQFLKANGCRVVGVDPDAGRVSVAQGCGLDLGLVPEGDAWIERVLWLTDGFGADAAIVTAAGPGHEIISQAMRACRRKGRVVLVGDVGLDLKREDFYRKELDFLVSTSYGPGRYDPAYEEGGQDYPLPYVRWTENRNMDAYLAMLAAGRVRLAPLSRRTWPIDEAAGAFEAIQSPDRPLLAFLAYPAREEASSRTVALGASAAARGPGRIQIALVGAGGFAQGMHLPNLDKLRDRFQLRWVVSRTGATATNVAERFEAAHAGTDIEAALADPEVDLVMIATRHHLHADLVLRSLAAGKHVFVEKPLALNEAELARIEAFYAGGTEGKPVLMTGFNRRFSPAIEAVKASLANRGTPLMIDYRMNAGFLPREHWVHGPEGGGRNIGEACHIYDLFLHLTGAEPVAVNAAAVEGAGAFHKHDNFCATVSLSDGSVATLLYTALGAKSHPKERMEVHADGMTVLLDDYREVTVAGGSGKPWRSTTVEKGQMQELRALGRCLSEGGAWPVSLAAQLQAMRVAFAVEALILAGPLAPPETEGPR, from the coding sequence ATGAAGCAGGTGCTCCTCAAGGGCGGCAAGGCCGTCGTGACCGACGTGCCGGCCCCGGGCGCCGCGGCGGGCAACCTGCTGGTGCGTGTCGAGGCTTCCTGCATCAGCGTGGGCACCGAGGCCGCGGGACTTGCCGCCGCCGCGATGCCGCTCTACCGGCGCGCCCTCAAGCAGCCGAAGAACGTGCTGCTCGCGATCGAGATGGCGCGCACCGAAGGCATCGCGCGCACCACGAAGGTGATCCGCGGGATGCTCGCCGCGGGCCAGTCCACCGGGTACTCCGCGGCCGGGCACGTGGTGGCGGTGGGAGAGCGCGTCGAGGGCTTCGCGGTGGGCGACCGCGTTGCGTGCGCCGGCGCAGGCATCGCGAACCATGCCGAGCTCATCGATGTGCCGGTGAACCTCGCCGCGAAGGTGCCGGAGGGCGTGTCGATCGAGGACGCATCCTCGGTGACTTTAGGGGCGATCGCGCTGCAGGGCGTCCGGCGCGCGGCGCCCACGCTCGGCGAGACGATCGTCGTCGTGGGCCTGGGCATCCTCGGACAACTGACGGTGCAGTTCCTCAAGGCGAACGGCTGCCGCGTGGTCGGCGTCGATCCGGACGCGGGCCGCGTGTCGGTTGCGCAGGGTTGCGGGCTCGACCTGGGCCTCGTGCCCGAGGGCGACGCGTGGATCGAGCGGGTGCTCTGGCTCACCGACGGCTTCGGCGCCGATGCCGCGATCGTGACGGCGGCCGGGCCGGGTCACGAGATCATCAGCCAGGCGATGCGCGCGTGCCGGCGCAAGGGGCGCGTGGTGCTCGTGGGCGACGTGGGGCTCGACCTGAAGCGCGAGGACTTCTACCGCAAGGAACTCGATTTCCTCGTCTCGACCTCCTACGGGCCGGGCCGCTATGACCCCGCGTACGAGGAGGGCGGGCAGGACTATCCGCTGCCTTACGTCCGCTGGACCGAGAATCGCAACATGGACGCCTACCTCGCGATGCTCGCCGCGGGGCGCGTGCGGCTTGCGCCGCTTTCGAGGCGCACGTGGCCCATCGACGAGGCCGCGGGCGCGTTCGAGGCCATCCAGTCGCCCGATCGGCCGCTGCTGGCGTTCCTCGCCTATCCGGCACGCGAAGAGGCCTCGTCGCGAACGGTGGCGCTGGGCGCATCGGCCGCAGCCAGGGGGCCGGGACGCATCCAGATCGCGCTCGTGGGCGCGGGCGGGTTCGCGCAGGGCATGCACCTGCCCAACCTCGACAAGCTTCGCGACCGTTTCCAGCTGCGCTGGGTGGTAAGCCGCACCGGGGCCACGGCGACGAACGTGGCGGAGCGCTTCGAGGCCGCCCACGCGGGCACCGACATCGAGGCCGCGCTCGCGGACCCGGAGGTGGACCTGGTGATGATCGCCACGCGCCACCACCTTCATGCGGACCTCGTGCTGCGCTCGCTCGCGGCGGGCAAGCACGTCTTCGTGGAAAAGCCCCTGGCCCTGAACGAAGCCGAGCTCGCGCGCATCGAGGCGTTCTACGCCGGCGGCACCGAGGGCAAGCCCGTGCTCATGACGGGGTTCAACCGCCGCTTCTCTCCCGCGATCGAGGCGGTGAAGGCCTCGCTCGCCAACCGCGGCACGCCGCTCATGATCGACTACCGCATGAATGCCGGGTTCCTGCCGCGCGAGCACTGGGTGCACGGGCCCGAGGGCGGCGGGCGCAACATCGGCGAGGCTTGCCACATCTACGACCTCTTCCTTCACCTCACGGGCGCCGAGCCCGTGGCGGTGAACGCAGCCGCGGTCGAGGGCGCCGGCGCCTTCCACAAGCACGACAACTTCTGCGCGACGGTGTCGCTCTCCGATGGCTCCGTGGCGACACTCCTCTACACCGCGCTCGGCGCGAAGTCGCATCCGAAGGAACGCATGGAGGTCCACGCGGACGGCATGACGGTGCTGCTCGACGACTACCGCGAGGTGACGGTTGCGGGCGGGTCGGGCAAGCCGTGGCGCTCGACGACCGTCGAGAAGGGCCAGATGCAGGAGCTGCGCGCGCTCGGCCGCTGCCTCTCCGAGGGCGGCGCGTGGCCCGTTTCGCTTGCGGCACAGCTCCAGGCGATGCGGGTGGCGTTCGCGGTGGAGGCGTTGATCCTTGCCGGTCCCCTTGCGCCGCCGGAAACCGAAGGCCCCCGATGA
- the wecC gene encoding UDP-N-acetyl-D-mannosamine dehydrogenase encodes MNKAFSRVSIVGLGYIGLPTAAVIASRGVQVVGLDVDPKIVDVLNRGEIHIVEPGLDTLVRDAVKAGTFRATLAPEPAEVFLIAVPTPFKGAHEPDLRYIESAAKNIAPVLAKGNLVILESTSPVGATDQMAAWLASARPDLTFPQQAGEDADVRIAYCPERVLPGRVLHELIANDRVIGGMTLRCTAMAVSFYRLFVTGACLETNARTAEMTKLTENAFRDVNIAFANELSLICERLGIDVWELIELANHHPRVKILQPGPGVGGHCIAVDPWFIVDSAPDLARVISAARQVNDGKPHWVIEKVSQAAKKLSSPTIACLGLSFKPDIDDLRESPAVEIATHLAAQHPWPILIAEPFTAQLPPALAGRQNVKLVDAQTAVRGADIVLLLVNHKAFAAIDRKLLAGKVVIDTRGFWR; translated from the coding sequence ATGAACAAGGCGTTTTCGAGGGTGTCGATCGTGGGGCTGGGCTACATCGGCCTGCCGACGGCCGCGGTGATCGCCAGCCGTGGCGTGCAGGTCGTCGGCCTGGACGTCGATCCGAAGATCGTGGACGTGCTCAATCGCGGCGAGATCCATATCGTCGAGCCGGGCCTGGACACGCTGGTGCGCGATGCCGTGAAGGCGGGAACCTTCCGCGCGACCCTCGCTCCCGAGCCGGCCGAGGTGTTCCTCATCGCCGTGCCCACGCCGTTCAAGGGCGCGCACGAACCGGACCTGCGCTACATCGAGTCGGCGGCGAAGAACATCGCCCCGGTGCTGGCGAAGGGCAACCTCGTCATTCTCGAATCGACTTCGCCGGTGGGCGCCACCGACCAGATGGCGGCCTGGCTCGCCTCGGCCCGGCCGGACCTGACTTTCCCGCAGCAGGCGGGGGAGGATGCCGACGTGCGCATCGCCTATTGCCCGGAGCGCGTGCTGCCCGGACGCGTGCTGCACGAGCTGATCGCCAACGACCGCGTCATCGGCGGCATGACGCTGCGCTGCACGGCGATGGCCGTGTCGTTCTACCGGCTTTTCGTGACCGGCGCGTGCCTGGAGACGAACGCGCGCACCGCGGAGATGACCAAGCTCACGGAGAACGCCTTCCGCGACGTGAACATCGCCTTCGCCAACGAGCTTTCGCTTATCTGCGAGCGCCTGGGCATCGACGTGTGGGAACTCATCGAGCTGGCGAACCACCATCCGCGCGTGAAGATCCTGCAGCCCGGCCCCGGGGTGGGCGGGCACTGCATCGCGGTGGACCCCTGGTTCATCGTGGATTCCGCACCGGACCTCGCGCGCGTCATCAGCGCCGCGCGGCAGGTGAACGACGGCAAGCCGCACTGGGTGATCGAGAAGGTGAGCCAGGCGGCGAAGAAGCTTTCCTCGCCCACCATCGCCTGCCTCGGGCTGTCGTTCAAGCCGGACATCGATGACCTGCGCGAATCGCCGGCTGTCGAGATCGCCACGCATCTGGCCGCGCAGCATCCATGGCCGATACTCATCGCCGAGCCGTTCACCGCGCAGCTCCCGCCGGCGCTCGCGGGACGGCAGAACGTGAAGCTCGTGGACGCGCAAACCGCCGTGCGCGGGGCCGACATCGTCCTGCTGCTCGTGAACCACAAGGCCTTCGCCGCCATCGACCGCAAGCTCCTGGCGGGCAAGGTGGTGATCGACACGCGCGGGTTCTGGCGATGA
- the wecB gene encoding UDP-N-acetylglucosamine 2-epimerase (non-hydrolyzing), producing MAGKVLSVFGTRPEAIKMAPVVMRLARTPGIVSRVCVTAQQRQMLDQVLEAFGIVPDHDLGLMKEGQSLSDILTGVLRGLEPVLDAERPDLVLVHGDTSTSLGGSLAAYYRKIPVGHVEAGLRTGNIYSPWPEEVNRRLTAVIARDHFAPTETARHNLLREGIEDERIVVTGNTVIDALLAMVARLDADAALRSKLDAEFAFLDASKRLVLVTGHRRESFGEGFENICLALADLAARGDVEVVYPVHLNPNVQEPVRRLLGNAPRVHLLAPLDYVPFIHLMRRAHLVLTDSGGIQEEAPSLGKPVLVMRETTERPEAVEAGTVRLVGTDRTHIVEEAGRLLDSAQAYEAMSRAHNPYGDGKAAERIVGRLAQS from the coding sequence GTGGCCGGCAAGGTGCTTTCCGTATTCGGCACGCGTCCCGAGGCGATCAAGATGGCCCCGGTGGTCATGCGCCTGGCCCGCACGCCCGGAATCGTCTCCCGCGTCTGCGTGACGGCGCAGCAGCGCCAGATGCTCGACCAGGTGCTCGAGGCCTTCGGCATCGTGCCCGACCACGACCTGGGCCTCATGAAAGAGGGCCAGAGCCTTTCCGACATCCTCACCGGCGTGCTTCGCGGCCTGGAGCCGGTTCTCGACGCGGAGCGCCCCGATCTCGTCCTCGTGCACGGCGACACGTCGACCTCGCTCGGCGGGAGCCTGGCGGCCTACTACCGGAAGATTCCCGTGGGTCACGTGGAGGCTGGGCTTCGGACGGGCAACATCTATTCGCCCTGGCCCGAGGAAGTGAACCGCCGGCTCACGGCCGTGATCGCTCGTGACCACTTCGCGCCGACCGAGACGGCCCGGCACAACCTCCTGCGCGAAGGCATCGAGGACGAGCGGATCGTCGTCACCGGCAACACCGTCATCGACGCGCTCCTCGCGATGGTCGCGCGACTGGATGCGGACGCGGCCCTGCGCTCGAAGCTCGATGCCGAATTCGCCTTTCTCGACGCCTCGAAGCGCCTCGTGCTGGTCACCGGCCATCGCCGGGAGAGCTTCGGCGAGGGCTTCGAGAACATCTGCCTGGCGCTCGCGGACCTGGCGGCGAGGGGCGACGTCGAGGTGGTGTACCCCGTGCACCTGAACCCCAACGTGCAGGAACCGGTGCGCCGCCTGCTGGGCAACGCGCCGCGCGTGCACCTGCTCGCGCCGCTCGACTACGTGCCCTTCATCCACCTCATGCGCCGCGCGCACCTCGTGCTCACCGACTCCGGCGGCATCCAGGAGGAGGCCCCTTCGCTCGGCAAGCCGGTGCTCGTGATGCGCGAGACCACGGAGCGTCCCGAGGCCGTCGAGGCCGGGACGGTTCGCCTCGTGGGCACGGACCGCACGCACATCGTCGAGGAAGCCGGCCGCCTGCTCGACTCGGCGCAGGCCTACGAGGCCATGTCGCGGGCGCACAATCCGTACGGAGACGGGAAGGCGGCCGAAAGAATCGTCGGGAGGCTTGCGCAGTCATGA
- a CDS encoding tetratricopeptide repeat protein — MTEKLRRDLLWLAAIAAALLAIYLPGLGNPLVFDDAYLVDRLADHRTLRLQARMLSYGSFVWLMDLLGEGWWKQRIVNLLFHFGTVVALAGLYREILRAIEPPPADPSQPGRAPYDQSPAFWVAIGVFALNPVATYATAYLVQRSILMATFFVALGLWLFARGLRLKQPLLYAAAVASYGLALVSKEHSILAPLAALPLYILVARPSARRLLALAAVGAVLVGGASYGLLSAYGNILAKPFDETSEVYLAQLAQLNPDAARYAYPLSVMNQMYLFFQYGLRWFLPFTEWMSIQMRPPFPITWLTFPHVLGIAGYAAAVITGFFCVIRYRDWRAFAGISVLFPALLFATEFGLVWVQDPFVLYRSYLWAIGVPGVAFMFLHGATPRVTGIVATVLAAFLGYQALDRIISMSSPERVYSDAIAKLPDDPRAVGRWFPYLNRGNIYFEREQFDLATRDFESSARLGDGGFGTYNVGSIRLLQGKPQEALLAFNDAERQGYNLSNLPFQRGMALLNLGKPEEANAQFDAALKLNPSGEDLEGLRLYHGRASLQLGRPAEAVAYLEPLLAVNPQHAEGRYVLGMARIALGDNARALETLGPLFAQRPPPSAYYARALAYHGLKRKAQALADIDAAIKLGLDNPNTRQWQAKIRAMP, encoded by the coding sequence ATGACGGAAAAGCTTCGCAGGGACCTTCTCTGGCTGGCCGCCATCGCGGCGGCCTTGCTGGCGATCTATCTTCCCGGCCTGGGCAATCCGCTCGTCTTCGACGACGCCTACCTGGTGGACAGGCTGGCCGACCACCGCACGCTCAGGCTGCAGGCCCGCATGCTGTCGTACGGCAGCTTCGTGTGGCTCATGGACCTCCTCGGCGAGGGCTGGTGGAAGCAGCGCATCGTCAACCTCCTCTTCCATTTCGGCACGGTGGTCGCGCTGGCGGGGCTCTACCGGGAAATCCTGCGCGCGATCGAGCCCCCGCCGGCCGATCCCTCGCAGCCGGGGCGCGCACCCTACGACCAGTCCCCCGCCTTCTGGGTCGCCATCGGCGTCTTCGCGCTCAATCCGGTGGCCACCTACGCCACGGCCTACCTGGTGCAGCGCTCGATCCTCATGGCGACGTTCTTCGTGGCCCTGGGCCTGTGGCTTTTCGCGCGCGGTCTGCGGCTGAAGCAGCCCCTCCTGTACGCAGCCGCGGTGGCTTCCTACGGCCTTGCCCTCGTCTCGAAGGAGCACAGCATCCTCGCGCCGCTCGCTGCCCTGCCCTTGTACATCCTCGTGGCCCGCCCGAGCGCCCGGCGCCTGCTGGCGCTGGCCGCGGTCGGCGCGGTGCTCGTCGGCGGGGCAAGCTACGGGCTGCTGTCCGCCTACGGCAACATCCTCGCCAAGCCTTTCGACGAGACTTCCGAGGTGTACCTCGCGCAGCTCGCGCAGCTGAACCCGGACGCGGCGCGCTACGCCTATCCGCTCAGCGTCATGAACCAGATGTACCTGTTCTTCCAGTACGGCCTGCGCTGGTTCCTGCCGTTCACGGAATGGATGTCCATCCAGATGCGCCCGCCGTTTCCGATCACGTGGCTCACCTTTCCGCACGTGCTCGGGATCGCGGGCTATGCCGCCGCGGTGATCACGGGTTTCTTCTGCGTGATCCGCTACCGGGACTGGCGCGCGTTTGCCGGCATCTCGGTGCTCTTCCCGGCCCTGCTCTTCGCCACCGAGTTCGGGCTCGTCTGGGTGCAGGATCCGTTCGTGCTCTACCGCAGCTACCTCTGGGCGATCGGCGTGCCGGGCGTGGCCTTCATGTTCCTGCACGGCGCGACGCCCCGCGTGACGGGGATCGTGGCGACCGTGCTGGCCGCCTTCCTCGGGTACCAGGCGCTCGATCGCATCATTTCCATGTCGTCTCCGGAGCGCGTGTACTCCGATGCGATCGCCAAGCTCCCCGACGATCCGCGCGCGGTGGGCCGCTGGTTCCCGTACCTCAACCGCGGCAACATCTACTTCGAGCGCGAGCAGTTCGACCTCGCCACCCGCGACTTCGAATCGTCCGCCAGGCTGGGCGACGGCGGGTTCGGCACCTACAACGTCGGGTCCATCCGGTTGCTGCAAGGCAAGCCGCAGGAAGCCCTGCTCGCCTTCAACGACGCCGAGCGCCAGGGCTACAACTTGTCCAACCTGCCGTTCCAGCGCGGGATGGCGCTGCTCAACCTGGGCAAGCCGGAAGAGGCCAATGCCCAGTTCGACGCGGCGTTGAAGCTCAACCCTTCGGGCGAGGATCTGGAGGGACTTCGCCTGTATCACGGCCGGGCATCGCTGCAACTGGGACGGCCGGCCGAGGCGGTTGCGTACCTCGAACCGCTGCTCGCCGTGAATCCGCAGCACGCCGAGGGCCGGTACGTGCTCGGCATGGCCCGGATTGCCCTGGGCGACAACGCCCGCGCGCTCGAGACGCTCGGCCCGCTCTTCGCGCAAAGGCCCCCGCCCAGCGCCTACTACGCCCGCGCCCTCGCGTACCACGGCCTGAAGCGCAAGGCGCAAGCCCTGGCCGACATCGACGCCGCCATCAAGCTCGGCCTCGACAATCCCAACACGCGCCAGTGGCAGGCAAAGATCCGGGCGATGCCCTAG
- a CDS encoding glycosyltransferase, with the protein MRILHIGKYFAPVSGGMERFLGDLVGAQRAAGHEVAVLVHGDGRTDPAGDPPWLMRCPVWFRLVFAPISPAFPAWLRRAIRRHAPEVLHLHLPNPSAFWALFVPSARRIPWVVHWHSDVEPSTHRLSLRLAYPFYRIFERAVLERAECVIATSPPYRDTSLPLRPWLHKCRIVPLGLDPQRLPEVTAAQMQGLWQTQGLRALAVGRLTYYKGFETVVRAALAAKDVELVIVGEGEERAGLERLLARSGRPARIRLAGEVGDETLCRLMASCDVLCLPSLERTEAFGVVLLEAMRYAKPLLVSDFAGSGFTWVARRDHNAILAATQDAVAWREALEGLARDPGRRETLGRAGAERFHREFTIANVASQVDRAYVQALDVPDDRFEPASRPAHAGKHGGPDRLLVVMPALNEADCIARVIAGARVHEGVDVLVVDDGSTDDTAAIARASGATVLRAPLWQGAWGAIQTGLRYAVRHGYAGVVTMDADGQHQPEDLPRLRQAARDADVVIAACPSRGSALRYFAWAYFKFLTGLRIEDLTSGFRYYNAQACRLLAMEEATLLDYQDIGVLLLLRHANLRIAEIPVAMNRRVSGASRVFFSWWTVGRYMLETSLLCLARWNRGPGAQVR; encoded by the coding sequence ATGCGTATCCTGCACATCGGCAAATACTTCGCCCCGGTTTCCGGCGGGATGGAGCGCTTCCTGGGCGACCTCGTGGGCGCGCAACGCGCGGCCGGCCACGAGGTGGCGGTGCTGGTCCACGGCGACGGCCGGACCGATCCGGCGGGGGATCCGCCCTGGCTCATGCGCTGCCCGGTGTGGTTCCGTCTCGTCTTCGCGCCGATCAGCCCGGCCTTCCCGGCGTGGCTGCGCCGGGCCATCCGGCGCCATGCGCCCGAAGTGCTGCACCTGCACCTGCCCAACCCGAGCGCGTTCTGGGCGCTCTTCGTGCCCTCGGCCCGAAGGATTCCCTGGGTGGTGCACTGGCATTCCGACGTGGAGCCCTCGACACATCGCCTGTCGCTACGCCTGGCGTACCCCTTCTATCGCATCTTCGAACGCGCCGTGCTCGAGCGCGCCGAGTGCGTGATCGCCACCTCGCCTCCGTATCGGGACACGAGCCTTCCTTTGCGGCCGTGGCTGCACAAGTGCCGTATCGTGCCGCTGGGGCTCGATCCGCAGCGCCTGCCGGAAGTGACGGCCGCGCAGATGCAGGGACTGTGGCAAACGCAGGGGCTACGGGCCCTCGCGGTCGGCCGCCTCACGTATTACAAGGGCTTCGAGACGGTCGTGCGCGCCGCGCTGGCGGCGAAGGACGTGGAACTGGTGATCGTCGGCGAGGGCGAGGAGCGCGCGGGGCTGGAGCGCCTGCTCGCGCGATCCGGCCGTCCGGCGCGCATCCGCCTGGCCGGCGAGGTGGGCGACGAAACGCTTTGCCGACTGATGGCCTCATGCGATGTCCTGTGCCTTCCGTCCCTGGAGCGCACCGAGGCCTTCGGTGTCGTCCTGCTCGAGGCGATGCGCTATGCGAAGCCGTTGCTGGTGAGCGATTTCGCGGGCAGCGGCTTCACCTGGGTTGCGCGGCGGGACCACAACGCCATCCTCGCGGCCACGCAGGATGCGGTCGCCTGGCGGGAGGCTCTTGAAGGCCTGGCCCGGGATCCGGGACGGCGCGAAACGCTCGGCCGGGCCGGCGCGGAACGCTTCCATCGCGAATTCACGATCGCCAACGTCGCCTCGCAAGTGGACCGCGCCTACGTCCAGGCGCTCGACGTGCCGGACGACCGGTTCGAGCCGGCCTCGCGGCCTGCGCACGCCGGGAAGCATGGCGGCCCGGATCGCCTGCTCGTGGTCATGCCCGCGCTCAACGAGGCCGATTGCATCGCCCGGGTGATCGCCGGGGCCCGCGTTCACGAGGGCGTCGATGTGCTGGTCGTGGACGACGGCAGCACGGACGACACGGCCGCGATCGCGCGCGCGAGCGGCGCGACGGTCCTGCGCGCGCCGCTCTGGCAGGGGGCGTGGGGAGCGATCCAGACGGGCCTTCGATACGCGGTGCGCCACGGCTACGCCGGCGTGGTCACGATGGATGCCGATGGCCAGCACCAGCCGGAGGACCTGCCGCGCCTGCGGCAGGCCGCCCGGGATGCCGACGTGGTCATCGCCGCCTGCCCGTCCCGGGGCAGCGCCTTGCGCTACTTCGCCTGGGCCTACTTCAAGTTCCTCACCGGGCTGCGGATCGAGGACCTCACGTCGGGCTTCCGCTACTACAACGCGCAGGCCTGCCGCCTCCTCGCGATGGAGGAAGCGACGCTGCTGGACTACCAGGACATCGGCGTGCTCCTGCTGCTACGCCATGCGAACCTGAGGATCGCGGAAATCCCCGTCGCCATGAACCGGCGCGTGAGCGGGGCCTCGCGCGTTTTCTTCTCGTGGTGGACGGTGGGCAGGTACATGCTGGAGACTTCGCTGCTCTGCCTGGCCCGCTGGAACCGCGGACCCGGCGCTCAAGTGCGCTAG
- a CDS encoding DUF2304 domain-containing protein, whose amino-acid sequence MQTFHLAVMILGIGLAIGILLLVRRDHLYIRQGMFWILVAGVSFLFGVWPSVIDALGKIFGIAYPPTLLLLGAIVVLVVKALLGDIALTKVSRDLRRLNQRIALLETECPPRESDSPK is encoded by the coding sequence ATGCAGACCTTCCACCTTGCCGTCATGATCCTCGGAATCGGGCTGGCGATCGGCATCCTCCTCCTGGTTCGCCGCGACCATCTCTACATCCGCCAGGGCATGTTCTGGATCCTGGTCGCCGGTGTGTCGTTCCTCTTCGGCGTCTGGCCGTCCGTCATCGATGCGCTCGGCAAGATCTTCGGGATCGCCTATCCGCCCACCCTGCTGCTGCTCGGGGCCATCGTCGTGCTGGTGGTGAAGGCGCTCCTGGGCGACATCGCCCTCACCAAGGTGAGCCGCGACTTGAGGCGCCTGAACCAGAGAATCGCGCTGCTCGAGACGGAATGCCCGCCGCGGGAATCCGATTCCCCGAAGTAG
- a CDS encoding YcxB family protein, translating to MPDEPVVFTVRYAKDHCLATAWRFWQRRLGKRYAVEVVIGVGLIALATQGPYRWLEIGLMVAVGLFAVLGVAIFLIHWQRALAGLAALDPPESTWTLTEETIAQKSNLGDSAIAWEALLGVWRFDNLWLLVWGRDVYSTIPIGQLPIEARKMIERRVKETGGVVR from the coding sequence ATGCCCGACGAACCCGTCGTTTTCACCGTCCGCTACGCGAAGGACCACTGCCTCGCCACCGCCTGGCGCTTCTGGCAGCGGCGCCTGGGCAAGCGCTATGCGGTCGAGGTGGTGATTGGCGTGGGGCTCATCGCCCTCGCCACGCAGGGCCCGTACCGGTGGCTGGAAATCGGGCTCATGGTGGCGGTGGGCCTCTTCGCCGTCCTGGGCGTCGCGATCTTCCTCATCCACTGGCAGCGCGCGCTGGCGGGGCTCGCCGCACTCGACCCGCCCGAGAGCACCTGGACGCTCACCGAGGAGACCATCGCGCAGAAGAGCAATCTGGGCGACAGCGCCATCGCCTGGGAGGCGCTGCTCGGAGTGTGGCGCTTCGACAACCTCTGGCTGCTCGTCTGGGGCCGGGACGTCTACAGCACCATCCCCATCGGCCAACTGCCGATCGAAGCCCGCAAGATGATCGAGCGGCGCGTGAAGGAAACGGGCGGCGTGGTTCGCTAG
- a CDS encoding class I SAM-dependent methyltransferase has protein sequence MQRTSGGPVCPLADDPPLPFPDGAFELIYGVSVFTHFRSDLQDLWLQELRRVTQPGGILLMTTHGQTAIDFAGLDPAQFASLRDIVNEAGIFEVSKNDQLDGAVEAAEEYVNVFHSGRYIKSHWSRWFEIVAIVPGYIFTHDLVVMRRR, from the coding sequence GTGCAGCGAACATCTGGCGGGCCGGTATGTCCTCTCGCCGATGACCCCCCCCTGCCTTTCCCGGACGGAGCATTTGAACTCATCTACGGCGTGTCCGTCTTCACGCACTTTCGATCGGATCTTCAGGATCTGTGGCTCCAGGAGCTGCGTCGGGTCACGCAACCCGGCGGGATACTGCTCATGACGACTCATGGTCAGACCGCGATCGATTTCGCGGGTCTGGATCCTGCGCAATTCGCGAGTCTTCGAGATATCGTGAATGAGGCTGGAATATTCGAGGTAAGCAAGAATGATCAATTGGATGGCGCCGTGGAAGCCGCCGAGGAATACGTCAACGTGTTTCATTCCGGGCGTTACATCAAGTCCCATTGGTCTCGATGGTTTGAAATCGTCGCCATCGTTCCAGGGTACATATTCACTCACGATCTTGTCGTGATGCGCAGGCGCTGA
- a CDS encoding fumarylacetoacetate hydrolase family protein yields MTRWIRFEHEARAQFGALEGDTIRVHEGDLFSSPRATGATVPLAAVKLLTPCVPSKMVALWNNYRALAGKLGQATPPEPLWFLKANSSFHPGGQPIRVPASYAGKVIYEGELGIVIGKRACRVSEADAPAHIFGYTCINDVTAVELLKKDASFDQWSRSKSFDTFGVFGPVVATGLDPSALVIRTVLNGQERQNYSASDMFFPPAKLVSLISQDLTFEPGDVICCGTSVGVGSMKPGSDVAVSIEGIGELANRFE; encoded by the coding sequence ATGACCCGCTGGATCCGATTCGAACACGAGGCGCGCGCGCAGTTCGGCGCGCTCGAAGGCGACACCATCCGCGTCCATGAGGGCGACCTGTTTTCCTCGCCGCGCGCGACCGGCGCGACGGTGCCGCTCGCCGCCGTGAAGCTCCTGACGCCGTGCGTGCCCTCGAAGATGGTGGCGCTGTGGAACAACTATCGCGCGCTCGCCGGGAAGCTGGGCCAGGCCACGCCGCCGGAGCCGCTGTGGTTCCTCAAGGCGAACAGCAGCTTTCACCCCGGTGGGCAGCCGATCCGCGTGCCCGCCTCCTACGCCGGCAAGGTGATCTACGAGGGCGAGCTGGGCATCGTGATCGGCAAGCGCGCCTGCCGCGTGAGCGAGGCCGATGCGCCCGCGCACATCTTCGGCTACACCTGCATCAACGACGTCACCGCGGTGGAGCTGCTCAAGAAGGACGCGAGCTTCGACCAGTGGTCGCGCTCGAAGAGCTTCGACACCTTCGGCGTGTTCGGGCCGGTGGTCGCCACGGGGCTGGATCCCTCGGCGCTCGTGATCCGCACGGTGCTCAATGGCCAGGAGCGCCAGAATTATTCCGCGTCCGACATGTTCTTCCCGCCGGCGAAGCTGGTGTCGCTCATCTCGCAGGACCTCACCTTCGAGCCCGGCGACGTGATCTGCTGCGGCACCTCCGTGGGCGTGGGTTCGATGAAGCCCGGCAGCGACGTCGCGGTGTCGATCGAGGGGATCGGGGAACTGGCCAACCGCTTCGAGTGA